The Leptodactylus fuscus isolate aLepFus1 chromosome 3, aLepFus1.hap2, whole genome shotgun sequence genome has a segment encoding these proteins:
- the MTRES1 gene encoding mitochondrial transcription rescue factor 1 — translation MTGIRLSIRAFRNLHFYSGFCQRSRSLPYSSAQCFTCWTHCGHLSNCLHDRQPNSTLLHTNANGFLTTSQVKPFLYIVRHKGKKSQKQNKRSSQEDDDDEEEEANPDDSDYEDEPVEDPSVPKDYKDLEKAVQSFRFDVVLTAGLDMSRNKIEEAFYDGKLRLNGEKLWKKSRAVKVGDILDLIVEENRDSGTVTVMRTILKDVLKDKTSTDKFKVLLRRWKKLTVPKTGTHTADPDK, via the exons ATGACTGGAATCAGACTGTCCATCAGAGCCTTCAGAAACTTGCACTTTTATTCAGGCTTTTGTCAGAGATCAAGATCACTCCCGTACAGCTCTGCTCAGTGCTTCACATGTTGGACACATTGTGGACATCTATCAAACTGTTTACATGACAGGCAGCCAAACTCCACTTTACTTCACACAAATGCCAATGGATTTTTAACAACATCGCAAGTGAAACCATTTCTATATATTGTGAGACATAAAGGTAAGAAGAGTCAAAAACAGAACAAACGTTCATCTCAAGAGGATGATGACGACGAAGAAGAGGAGGCCAATCCAGATGACAGTGATTATGAAGATGAGCCAGTAGAAGACCCCAGCGTACCAAAGGACTATAAAGACCTAGAGAAAGCAGTGCAGTCATTTCGTTTTGATGTTGTGCTCACTGCTGGATTAGATATGTCTCGGAA CAAAATTGAGGAAGCATTTTATGATGGCAAGCTACGCCTTAATGGAGAGAAGCTATGGAAGAAAAGCAGAGCG GTGAAAGTTGGAGACATTTTAGACTTGATTGTAGAGGAAAACCGGGATTCCGGGACGGTAACTGTGATGAGAACTATTCTGAAAGATGTACTAAAGGATAAAACTTCAACAGATAAATTTAAAGTTCTGCTGAGGCGATGGAAAAAGCTCACTGTCCCAAAAACTGGCACACACACGGCTGATCCAGACAAGTAA
- the BEND3 gene encoding BEN domain-containing protein 3, translated as MNSVEFRDEDDDSEVKIVKVESSGEEERLICSRSISVRKLIPEPSLNCQSSKRKQVHNLSETSSNDVEILTVLKKRRFVQEGLLSCMRNRESEPSNLELRNNSESNNVSPDEGDEIFNELASSHKKPLYGISHKITEKRNPIALDLMSSNDLYERGNQLNTSNIRIFTDLRKRDSSSNGMSSQMSEDSNIYSLIQKMFFTLNTLNSNMTQLHSKVDLLSLEVNRIKKKVSPHEMVAEFHPPPEYQLTSTELKQVMDQSSSAGDLACRLLVQLFPELFGSNALPRNCSACGFFIKNKLESLHLQLIRNYVEACYPSVKNNTVWQVDVLPQINDFFNRFWAEREMENTHHGMQTTSFFESSPSQNVHFLETKEQEENENLERVNPLVSEYALNSQDLNEYLEEASSPGEFAVFLFHRLFPEIFNQRKFGDRYFGDSEGFTLEPQRLQLIRQYTEIYFPEVQEEDVWLQQCIHRIHDELEGMFMDGSECDDSRDDCFESNLPDDLSIVKIEDGADTEKPGRRSKKIWLVPFDFDKVDIPPPDFDVPFPQFLLSKEQIKNIYETSLSIGNFASRLLVHLFPELFTHENLRKQYNCSGSLGKKQLDPVRIKLIRHYVQILYPRARNDRVWTLEFVGKLDERCRRRDTEQRRSYQQQRKVYIPVPERQDFGSFELSTERYRDLNEGPPLPPERSTKDFCKIPLDKIVVPPPDFPVPSAYLLSDKEIRDIVQQSLSVGNFAARLLVRLFPELFTSENLRLQYNHSGACNKKQLDPVRLRLIRHYVEAVYPVDKMEEVWHYECIPSIDERCRRPNRKKCDILKKATKNQINTC; from the exons atgAATTCGGTTGAATTCCGAGACGAAGATGATGATAGTGAAG TCAAGATTGTGAAAGTGGAATCATCAGGTGAAGAGGAGCGACTAATTTGTTCCCGTTCCATTTCTGTACGGAAATTAATTCCAGAACCTTCCCTTAACTGTCAGAGTAGTAAACGGAAACAAGTCCATAACTTATCTGAAACTTCAAGCAACGATGTTGAAATCCTTACAGTTTTGAAGAAAAGGCGATTCGTCCAAGAG GGTCTGCTTTCATGCATGAGAAACAGGGAGTCTGAGCCTTCAAACCTGGAATTACGAAATAATTCTGAGAGCAATAATGTTTCTCCAGATGAAGGAGATGAAATATTTAATGAATTAGCCTCATCCCATAAGAAACCTTTATATGGAATTTCCCATaaaatcacagaaaaaagaaatccTATTGCCTTGGACCTCATGTCATCGAATGACCTTTATGAAAGAGGAAATCAGCTGAACACTTCAAATATTCGCATATTTACTGACTTGCGTAAACGGGATTCCAGCAGTAATGGTATGAGTTCTCAAATGAGTGAGGACTCAAATATATACTCTTTaatacaaaaaatgtttttcacGCTCAACACTCTTAATTCCAATATGACGCAGCTCCACAGTAAAGTTGACCTTCTATCTCTTGAGGTAAATAGAATAAAGAAAAAAGTTAGCCCCCATGAAATGGTGGCAGAATTTCATCCACCGCCTGAGTATCAGCTAACTAGCACTGAGTTGAAGCAGGTAATGGACCAAAGTTCTTCAGCAGGTGATCTAGCATGTCGGTTATTGGTTCAACTGTTCCCAGAGCTTTTTGGAAGTAATGCATTACCAAGAAATTGTAGCGCTTGTGGATTCTTTATTAAGAATAAACTCGAGTCCCTTCATCTCCAGCTTATAAGAAACTATGTGGAAGCATGCTATCCATCTGTCAAGAACAATACTGTATGGCAGGTTGATGTCTTGCCTCAGATAAATGACTTCTTTAATCGTTTTTGGGCTGAAAGAGAAATGGAGAACACCCACCATGGCATGCAAACCACCAGTTTTTTTGAAAGTTCACCAAGTCAAAATGTTCACTTTCTTGAAACTAAGGAGCAGGAGGAAAATGAGAATTTGGAGAGGGTCAATCCTCTTGTCTCTGAGTATGCCCTTAATTCACAAGACCTAAATGAATATTTAGAGGAGGCCTCTTCTCCAGGTGAATTCGCTGTGTTTTTGTTTCATCGATTATTTCCTGAAATTTTTAACCAAAGAAAATTTGGAGACAGGTATTTTGGAGATTCTGAAGGTTTTACTCTAGAACCACAACGGTTGCAACTGATTCGTCAGTATACAGAGATCTATTTTCCTGaagtacaagaagaagatgtttGGTTGCAGCAGTGTATACATAGAATACATGATGAACTGGAGGGCATGTTTATGGATGGTAGTGAATGTGATGACTCTAGGGATGACTGTTTTGAGTCAAATTTGCCTGATGATTTATCTATTGTAAAGATAGAAGATGGTGCCGATACAGAAAAGCCAGGAAGGAGATCTAAAAAAATTTGGCTTGTCCCATTTGACTTTGATAAAGTTGACATTCCCCCACCTGACTTTGATGTTCCTTTCCCACAATTCCTGCTTAGCAAAGAACagattaaaaatatatatgagACTAGCTTGTCAATTGGTAATTTTGCTTCACGGCTCCTGGTTCATTTGTTTCCTGAGCTTTTTACCCACGAAAACTTGAGAAAACAATATAATTGCAGTGGATCACTAGGAAAGAAACAACTTGATCCTGTTCGTATAAAACTTATCCGGCATTACGTTCAAATCCTTTATCCCAGGGCAAGGAATGACAGAGTTTGGACCCTGGAATTTGTAGGAAAGCTAGATGAGAGGTGTCGCCGAAGGGATACTGAACAAAGGAGATCTTACCAGCAGCAGAGGAAGGTCTACATTCCAGTGCCTGAGCGGCAAGATTTTGGGTCTTTCGAATTGAGCACCGAAAGATACAGAGATCTAAATGAAGGACCACCTCTTCCTCCCGAACGCAGCACAAAGGACTTCTGCAAAATACCATTAGATAAGATTGTAGTTCCGCCACCAGACTTTCCAGTGCCTTCAGCGTATCTTTTAAGTGATAAAGAAATTAGGGACATTGTTCAGCAGAGTCTTTCTGTTGGTAATTTTGCTGCCAGACTATTAGTAAGACTTTTTCCAGAGTTATTCACTTCAGAAAACTTAAGACTTCAGTACAACCACTCAGGTGCATGCAATAAAAAGCAGCTCGATCCTGTAAGATTGAGGCTAATTCGACATTATGTGGAGGCAGTGTACCCCGTGGATAAAATGGAGGAAGTATGGCATTACGAATGTATTCCTAGTATTGATGAAAGATGCAGACgtccaaacagaaaaaaatgtgatatacTTAAAAAAGCGACAAAAAATCAAATCAACACCTGCTGA